A window from Temnothorax longispinosus isolate EJ_2023e chromosome 1, Tlon_JGU_v1, whole genome shotgun sequence encodes these proteins:
- the LOC139820199 gene encoding erlin gives MFDQRIIALGFVMCLVTVFNFSLHRIEEGHVGVYFRGGALLPQVSNPGFHMMIPFLTTYRPVQVTLQTDEVKNVPCGTSGGVIIYFDRIEVVNILGANSVYNMVRNFTVDYDRTLIFNKVHHELNQFCSVHTLHEVYIDLFDQIDENLKTALQRDLNELAPGLNIQAVRVTKPKIPETIRKNYELMEAEKTKLLISTQHQKVVEKDAETDRKKAIIEAEKEALVAKIQYNQKIMEKESLQQMAAIEDEMHLARQKSRSDAEFYQMKMQAEANKILLSKEFLELKKYEALAHNTKIYYGQDIPRMFAFGSCLNDADFKSNTNIAQK, from the exons ATGTTTGACCAAAGAATCATAGCACTCGGTTTCGTCATGTGCTTGGTAACAGTATTTAACTTTTCCCTTCATCGGATCGAGGAAGGCCATGTGGGGGTGTATTTTCGA GGTGGTGCACTGTTGCCCCAAGTGAGCAATCCAGGATTTCACATGATGATACCGTTTCTGACCACTTATCGTCCGGTTCAAGTAACTCTGCAGACAGACGAAGTGAAGAATGTGCCATGTGGAACCAGCGGTGGTGTTATTATCTACTTTGATCGTATAGAAGTTGTGAATATATTAGGTGCAAATAGCG TTTACAACATGGTGAGAAATTTCACAGTGGATTACGACCgcactttaatttttaacaaagtgcATCATGAATTAAACCAATTTTGTTCTGTACACACATTACATGAAGTGTACATTGATCTGTTTGATCAAATTGATGAAAATCTGAAGACTGCACTTCAAAGGGACTTGAATGAATTAGCGCCTGGTCTTAATATTCAAGCTGTAAGAGTAACGAAGCCAAAAATTCCTGAAACAATCAGGAAGAACTACGAATTAAT GGAAGCAGAGAAAACGAAGCTATTAATATCCACACAACATCAGAAAGTAGTAGAGAAAGATGCTGAGACCGATCGCAAGAAGGCCATCATTGAGGCTGAAAAGGAAGCGCTAGTTGCAAAGATTCAATACAATCAAAAGATTATGGAGAAAGAATCCCTACAACAAATGGCTGCCATAGAAGACGAGATGCATTTAGCAAGGCAAAAAAGCCGTTCAGATGCCGAATTTTACCAGATGAAAATGCAAGCCGAGGCGAACAAAATACTTTTGTCTAAGGAATTTTTAGAGCTCAAGAAATATGAGGCATTGGCACACAacactaaaatatattacggGCAAGACATTCCCAGAATGTTTGCATTTGGTAGTTGCTTGAATGATGCCGACTTCAAATCTAATACCAATATTGCACAAAAGTGA